Proteins encoded within one genomic window of Oceanithermus desulfurans:
- a CDS encoding LptF/LptG family permease, which translates to MNTLSRYLLREVGAYLLGGLAVVVLLLLGGVLFEVLAPLLARGADPLSIGQYLAHRVPEALVRGLPIAYLFALLLALSRMAEDSELKVLLASGIPRERVLGVLVGFGVLLALVGFVAGESWVPRELQRANQVLRQAILAKPRALLQPGTFFRDAYGRTIYVGQVDGQGFGDVRVLSEGEVLTAKRGRFEPGRLVLDAGMRVTFDGSRPRTITEFERGLLPLEDLAVSPPTKPADLPLAELRRRIVEYKKFGRPYHAEATAYWRKWAEPAASVAFALFAVALAFWMLGGSRSLGMVGVVTLTFFYYATWSVFRIMGEQGVLAPWFAAWGPDLLYAGVAGLLLLGGKR; encoded by the coding sequence GTGAACACCCTGAGCCGCTACCTGCTGCGCGAGGTGGGGGCCTACCTGCTCGGGGGGCTGGCCGTCGTCGTCCTGCTGTTGCTCGGCGGGGTGCTCTTCGAGGTGCTGGCGCCGCTTTTGGCGCGCGGCGCCGACCCGCTCTCGATCGGGCAGTACCTGGCTCACCGGGTACCCGAGGCGCTGGTGCGGGGGCTGCCCATCGCCTACCTGTTCGCGTTGCTGCTGGCGCTCAGCCGCATGGCCGAGGACTCGGAGCTCAAGGTGCTGCTCGCCTCGGGGATCCCGCGGGAGCGGGTGCTCGGGGTGCTCGTCGGCTTCGGGGTGCTGCTGGCGCTCGTGGGCTTCGTGGCCGGCGAGAGCTGGGTGCCGCGCGAGCTGCAGCGGGCCAACCAGGTGCTGCGCCAGGCGATCCTGGCCAAGCCGCGGGCGCTTTTGCAGCCGGGGACCTTCTTCCGCGACGCCTACGGCCGCACGATCTACGTGGGCCAGGTGGACGGGCAGGGGTTCGGCGACGTGCGGGTGCTCTCGGAGGGCGAGGTGCTGACGGCCAAGCGCGGCCGCTTCGAGCCGGGGCGGCTGGTGCTCGACGCGGGGATGCGCGTGACCTTCGACGGCTCGCGGCCGCGCACGATCACCGAGTTCGAACGGGGGCTGCTGCCGCTCGAGGACCTGGCCGTGAGCCCGCCGACCAAGCCGGCAGACCTGCCGCTGGCCGAGCTGCGCCGCCGCATCGTCGAGTACAAGAAGTTCGGCCGGCCCTACCACGCCGAGGCCACGGCCTACTGGCGCAAGTGGGCCGAGCCCGCGGCCAGCGTGGCCTTCGCGCTCTTCGCGGTGGCCCTGGCGTTCTGGATGCTGGGTGGCAGCCGCAGCCTGGGCATGGTGGGCGTGGTGACGCTGACCTTCTTCTATTACGCGACCTGGAGCGTCTTCCGCATCATGGGCGAGCAGGGGGTGCTGGCCCCCTGGTTCGCCGCCTGGGGGCCGGACCTGCTGTATGCGGGGGTGGCGGGGTTGCTGCTGCTTGGGGGCAAGCGGTGA
- a CDS encoding LptF/LptG family permease — MLQRYLLREILTPYLLGTLLFIGLVTTDLLSSLSGVFLSRGTTWTQVGELVLYRMPYTLGVALPLGLVFAVLVALARWIRDSELKAVYAAGIAPVRLLWPVLGLAVFVAGIAWVNAGWVKPEAQARYDDLIYEIYYGHAPSGVLTNAAYAPPGLGVYYARRVYPDDAGGGRLQGVRVVTPDGTVWSAEEGVWKDANWVLKNAWKTSPGARPEFWDTIPLPFPSRFVEKKTTYESLPMAELRELAKVDPQARFPLQRRHADAVGVIALAWLAAVVGLSLREAAWAFVAVVLLIFGYYVLWTLAAQLARFAVVGPYGAWLADVVYFALALAGTRRLL; from the coding sequence GTGCTCCAGCGCTACCTGCTGCGCGAGATCCTGACGCCCTACCTGCTGGGAACCCTGCTCTTCATCGGGCTCGTGACCACCGACCTGCTCTCGTCGCTCTCGGGGGTCTTCCTCAGCCGCGGCACCACCTGGACCCAGGTCGGCGAGCTGGTGCTCTACCGCATGCCCTACACCCTGGGGGTGGCGCTGCCGCTGGGCCTCGTCTTCGCGGTGCTGGTGGCGCTGGCCCGCTGGATCCGCGACTCCGAGCTCAAGGCCGTCTACGCTGCGGGCATCGCGCCGGTGCGGCTGCTCTGGCCGGTGCTGGGTCTGGCCGTCTTCGTGGCGGGAATCGCCTGGGTCAACGCCGGCTGGGTCAAGCCCGAGGCCCAGGCACGCTACGATGATCTGATCTACGAGATCTACTACGGCCACGCCCCCAGCGGCGTGCTCACCAACGCAGCCTACGCCCCCCCGGGGCTCGGGGTCTACTACGCCCGCCGCGTCTACCCCGACGACGCCGGGGGCGGCCGCCTTCAGGGGGTGCGGGTGGTCACCCCCGACGGCACGGTCTGGAGCGCCGAAGAGGGCGTCTGGAAGGACGCCAACTGGGTGCTCAAGAACGCCTGGAAGACGTCTCCGGGGGCGCGCCCCGAGTTCTGGGACACCATCCCGCTCCCGTTCCCCTCGCGCTTCGTGGAGAAAAAGACCACCTACGAGTCGCTGCCCATGGCCGAGCTGCGCGAGCTGGCCAAGGTGGACCCCCAAGCGCGCTTCCCGCTGCAGCGCCGGCACGCCGACGCCGTGGGGGTGATCGCGCTGGCCTGGCTGGCGGCGGTGGTGGGGCTCTCGCTGCGGGAGGCCGCCTGGGCCTTCGTGGCCGTGGTGCTGCTGATCTTCGGCTACTACGTACTCTGGACGCTGGCGGCGCAGCTGGCGCGGTTCGCGGTGGTGGGGCCTTACGGCGCCTGGCTGGCCGACGTGGTCTACTTCGCGCTGGCCCTCGCGGGCACCCGGAGGCTTTTGTGA
- a CDS encoding ABC transporter ATP-binding protein, whose amino-acid sequence MRDSVCKVLYALKLVYRSAPGLAMALFAVVLVQALVPGLSVWAVKGLVNAVVASSPDSWIYWGAFWLLVLLIDQVMGPVSAMVQGNLNERLTASLNTRLMSKVNRFEDLLPFEDEAFYDRLNLLREQASYQPTNLIIFLTAALREGLTLIPLLIVTGSLAWWLPLLLLLAVTPHAWVSFKLQRAVWETLSATNPEARRMDYASNLLLDPQYAKEHRLFRSGNFWIEFYLERFNRLHSAMRRQRSKQLVGNMAFVAVSLLGVAVALWGLFQRRLSAGDMAMFLATLGYMQQNLTLLVSDASMLYESLLYFDEVRAFLEEAPRTVAGKGRVLKLAGPPELSFESVGFSYPDGRRALDGIDLHIRPGELVGLVGENGAGKTTLVKLLLRFYEPSEGRITVNGTDLSEIEVVSWRRHIAAVFQDYGKYALELGKNVSIADHERLEDEPGILQALRQAQAEDLLEKLPQGLRTQLTKEFGGTELSGGEWQKVALARGFFRFEAPLVVLDEPTAALDPLAEVRLYEQFAKIAQGRTAIMVSHRLASVRHADRIVVLDQGRVVESGTHQELLERRGVYAEMWEAQSAWYG is encoded by the coding sequence ATGCGCGACTCCGTTTGCAAGGTCCTCTACGCCCTCAAACTCGTCTACCGGTCCGCCCCCGGGCTGGCCATGGCCTTGTTCGCCGTGGTGCTCGTTCAAGCCCTCGTGCCCGGACTCAGCGTCTGGGCCGTAAAGGGACTGGTGAACGCGGTCGTCGCTTCCAGCCCCGACAGCTGGATTTACTGGGGGGCGTTCTGGCTGCTGGTGCTGCTGATCGATCAGGTCATGGGTCCGGTTTCGGCCATGGTGCAGGGCAACCTGAACGAGCGCCTGACCGCCTCCCTGAACACGCGGTTGATGTCGAAGGTGAACCGCTTCGAGGACCTGCTCCCCTTCGAGGACGAAGCCTTCTACGACCGGCTCAACCTTTTGCGGGAACAAGCCTCCTACCAGCCCACCAACCTGATCATCTTCCTGACCGCGGCGCTGCGGGAAGGGCTCACCCTGATCCCGTTGCTGATCGTAACCGGGAGCCTTGCCTGGTGGTTGCCTTTGCTACTCCTCCTTGCGGTGACACCGCACGCCTGGGTCTCGTTCAAACTGCAACGCGCGGTATGGGAGACCTTGAGTGCCACCAACCCGGAAGCACGGCGCATGGACTACGCTTCGAACCTGCTGCTCGACCCCCAGTACGCAAAGGAGCACCGCCTCTTCAGGAGCGGCAACTTCTGGATCGAGTTCTACCTGGAACGGTTCAACCGGCTCCACTCGGCCATGCGGCGCCAGCGGAGCAAGCAGCTCGTGGGGAACATGGCCTTCGTCGCCGTGAGCCTGCTCGGGGTTGCGGTGGCGCTGTGGGGCCTCTTCCAGCGACGGCTAAGCGCCGGGGACATGGCGATGTTCCTGGCCACCCTCGGGTACATGCAGCAAAACCTTACCCTGCTGGTCTCCGATGCGAGCATGCTCTACGAGTCCTTGCTCTATTTCGATGAGGTGCGCGCCTTCCTCGAAGAAGCGCCGCGCACCGTAGCGGGGAAGGGCCGCGTCCTCAAGCTCGCGGGTCCGCCCGAGCTTTCCTTCGAGTCGGTGGGCTTTAGCTATCCGGACGGCCGGCGCGCTCTCGACGGCATCGACCTGCACATCCGGCCCGGCGAACTCGTTGGCCTGGTTGGCGAAAACGGAGCCGGCAAAACCACGTTGGTCAAGCTGCTTCTGCGCTTCTACGAACCTAGCGAGGGGCGCATAACCGTCAACGGTACCGACCTGAGCGAGATCGAGGTGGTGTCCTGGCGGCGTCACATCGCGGCGGTGTTTCAGGACTACGGAAAGTACGCGCTGGAGCTCGGGAAGAACGTGTCCATCGCCGACCACGAGCGGCTCGAGGACGAGCCGGGCATCCTTCAGGCGTTGCGGCAGGCGCAGGCCGAGGATCTGCTCGAAAAGCTCCCGCAGGGTCTGCGTACGCAGCTCACCAAGGAGTTTGGCGGCACGGAGCTTTCCGGGGGCGAGTGGCAGAAGGTGGCGCTCGCGCGCGGCTTTTTCCGGTTCGAAGCACCGCTGGTCGTGCTGGACGAGCCCACCGCCGCCCTGGACCCCCTGGCCGAAGTGCGGCTCTACGAACAGTTCGCGAAGATCGCCCAGGGGCGCACCGCGATCATGGTCAGCCACCGGTTGGCGTCGGTGCGGCACGCCGATCGGATCGTGGTCCTCGACCAGGGGCGCGTGGTGGAATCGGGGACCCATCAGGAGCTGCTGGAGCGAAGGGGTGTCTACGCCGAGATGTGGGAGGCGCAGAGCGCCTGGTACGGCTGA
- a CDS encoding DsrE family protein, with protein sequence MAKILVLVNSGPTEKLKVRSGLTFARVAHDQGAEVRVVFLADGVRVPLAQDPDFDEALTVLSERGIVPLVCRRILETSGAPLELPGFEVTYVGADLVRAVDEGFQILSF encoded by the coding sequence ATGGCCAAGATCCTGGTGCTCGTCAACAGCGGACCGACGGAAAAGCTCAAGGTGCGTTCGGGCCTGACCTTCGCCCGGGTGGCCCACGACCAAGGGGCCGAGGTGCGGGTCGTGTTTCTTGCCGACGGAGTGCGGGTCCCGCTCGCGCAGGACCCTGATTTCGACGAAGCCCTGACCGTACTGTCGGAGCGCGGGATCGTTCCCCTCGTCTGCCGGCGGATCCTGGAGACCAGCGGCGCTCCGCTCGAGCTGCCGGGGTTCGAGGTGACCTACGTCGGCGCCGACCTGGTGCGCGCGGTGGACGAGGGCTTCCAAATCCTCAGCTTCTGA
- a CDS encoding Tfp pilus assembly protein PilF, whose protein sequence is MTPRIEEWLHQGEYDRAYDALVAAAERRFTTAARAAEALVDLAEFYSLYGEAEAEAWRAALDEAEARWSAAARNERYAALRFELEALTGQAVEPPEVEQPRAAYHVAQGLAYLGRMEAALAALPDPEALPPFLEARAWALSGRVHESLGRLDDAARAHERAAARSYGKERLWSLLDAAALWLETEAAERAQALLAEAEPLLGEGELSDRATYRYLRARVELLLGNPERAAEEIVQAEGLEAAGAGLSHGTAMVRAQVHQQSGRLEAARAAYQDAEKRAAAGDLPFVWHEWGLFELDHGDLIRAEALLRKVASDEAYPHRAHALADLAEAYYRLGDGAAADEAARRALELGTVPAAHLILGNRAYDVGAWDEALAHYRAAAAAAREGDRDWVTATEMIVDVLAQSGYPNPAEVAELAERLLPYLPPSDEWRETLRGYADRARELALKGRLLN, encoded by the coding sequence GTGACGCCCCGTATCGAGGAATGGTTACACCAGGGCGAGTACGACCGCGCCTACGACGCCCTCGTCGCGGCGGCCGAGCGCCGTTTCACCACCGCGGCGCGCGCGGCCGAGGCCCTCGTGGACCTGGCCGAGTTCTACAGCCTCTACGGCGAGGCCGAGGCCGAGGCCTGGCGGGCGGCCCTCGACGAGGCGGAGGCGCGCTGGTCCGCGGCCGCGCGCAACGAGCGCTACGCCGCGCTGCGCTTCGAGCTGGAGGCGCTGACCGGCCAGGCGGTGGAGCCGCCAGAGGTGGAGCAACCGCGTGCGGCCTACCACGTCGCCCAGGGCCTGGCCTACCTGGGACGCATGGAGGCGGCGCTGGCGGCCCTGCCCGATCCTGAGGCGCTGCCCCCCTTTTTGGAGGCGCGGGCCTGGGCGCTTTCCGGCCGGGTCCACGAGTCGCTGGGGCGGCTCGACGACGCGGCCCGGGCCCACGAGCGGGCGGCCGCGCGTTCGTACGGCAAGGAGCGGCTATGGAGCCTGCTCGACGCCGCGGCGCTTTGGCTGGAAACCGAGGCTGCGGAGCGCGCGCAGGCGCTGTTGGCCGAGGCGGAGCCCCTGCTCGGCGAGGGGGAGCTTTCCGACCGCGCGACCTACCGCTACCTGCGGGCGCGGGTCGAGCTCCTGCTGGGGAACCCCGAGCGCGCCGCCGAGGAGATCGTGCAGGCCGAAGGGCTGGAGGCGGCGGGGGCCGGGCTATCGCACGGCACCGCGATGGTGCGGGCCCAGGTGCACCAGCAGAGCGGCCGCCTCGAGGCCGCGCGCGCGGCCTACCAGGACGCCGAGAAGCGCGCCGCGGCCGGCGACCTGCCCTTCGTCTGGCACGAGTGGGGGCTGTTCGAGCTCGACCACGGCGACCTAATCCGCGCCGAGGCCTTGCTGCGCAAGGTCGCGAGCGACGAGGCCTACCCCCATCGGGCGCACGCCCTCGCCGACCTGGCCGAGGCCTACTACCGGCTGGGCGACGGCGCCGCCGCCGACGAGGCGGCGCGCCGGGCGCTCGAGCTGGGTACGGTGCCGGCGGCCCACCTGATCCTGGGCAACCGCGCCTACGACGTGGGGGCCTGGGACGAGGCGCTGGCGCACTACCGCGCCGCCGCGGCGGCGGCGCGCGAGGGCGACCGCGACTGGGTGACGGCCACCGAGATGATCGTGGACGTGCTGGCGCAGTCGGGCTATCCCAACCCCGCCGAGGTGGCCGAGCTGGCCGAGCGGCTGCTGCCCTACCTGCCCCCGAGCGACGAGTGGCGCGAGACGCTGCGCGGCTACGCCGACCGCGCCCGCGAACTGGCGCTCAAGGGGCGGCTGCTCAACTGA
- the ftsH gene encoding ATP-dependent zinc metalloprotease FtsH, whose amino-acid sequence MPNRINPWTIVLFLIFGLWLYSLMGNAGAAPPISYDTFVRFVTENKVQKVLIAEDRITGDFKSPERVTSKDKVITTKRFVTTPPIPQVPDLELPALLKKHGVEFSFKTTSPWLLILANFLPVLLLVGFFWFFFMRGPAAGGGGGVMQFGQSRARMYGKEQQVSTTFKDVAGHEEAKRELVEVVDFLKHPQKYLAIGAEIPKGVLLVGPPGTGKTLLARAVAGEAGVPFFSVSASEFMEMFVGVGASRVRTLFEEARKNAPAIIFIDEIDSIGRKRGAGIGGGHDEREQTLNQILAEMDGFEKDTSVIVMAATNRPDILDPALLRPGRFDRKVMVGLPSLEERKAILLVHMRGKPIADDVDVDELAQMTPGFSGADLKNLVNEAALQAAREDSPRIHKQHFLTALDKIVLGLERGSLKLSDKEKRAIAYHEAGHAVVSEVLPNADKTQKVSIVPRGMALGVTWHQPEERVLVSYEHLMDELSVLMGGRAAEELFTGTITTGAADDFKRATETAKRMVLEWGMGDHFKHIAWDAGMGPVFLGEEIARRKDFSERTAELVDEDVRKILDGAYARTRKILEEHDQAMHKIAEELLAKETIPGDRVREILHSEPPTGGEAAEA is encoded by the coding sequence TTGCCAAACCGGATCAACCCCTGGACGATCGTCCTTTTCCTTATTTTTGGGCTCTGGCTCTACTCGCTGATGGGCAACGCCGGCGCCGCACCGCCCATCAGCTACGACACCTTCGTCCGCTTCGTCACCGAGAACAAGGTCCAGAAGGTGCTCATCGCCGAAGACCGCATCACCGGCGATTTCAAAAGCCCGGAGCGGGTGACCAGCAAGGACAAGGTCATCACCACCAAGCGTTTCGTCACCACGCCCCCGATCCCCCAGGTGCCCGACCTGGAGCTGCCGGCGCTGCTCAAGAAGCACGGCGTCGAGTTCAGCTTCAAGACCACCTCGCCCTGGCTGCTCATCCTCGCCAACTTCCTGCCGGTGCTGCTGCTCGTGGGGTTCTTCTGGTTCTTCTTCATGCGCGGACCCGCCGCAGGCGGCGGGGGCGGGGTCATGCAGTTCGGCCAGTCGCGGGCGCGCATGTACGGCAAGGAGCAGCAGGTCAGCACCACCTTCAAGGACGTGGCGGGCCACGAGGAGGCCAAGCGCGAGCTCGTGGAGGTGGTGGACTTCCTCAAACACCCGCAGAAGTACCTGGCCATCGGCGCCGAGATCCCCAAAGGGGTGCTGCTCGTGGGGCCGCCGGGCACCGGCAAGACGCTGCTCGCGCGCGCCGTCGCCGGCGAGGCGGGGGTGCCCTTCTTCTCGGTGAGCGCCAGCGAGTTCATGGAGATGTTCGTAGGTGTCGGCGCCAGCCGCGTGCGCACCCTTTTCGAGGAGGCCCGCAAGAACGCGCCGGCGATCATCTTCATCGACGAGATCGACTCGATCGGCCGCAAGCGCGGCGCCGGCATCGGCGGCGGGCACGACGAGCGCGAGCAGACGCTGAACCAGATCCTGGCCGAGATGGACGGCTTCGAGAAGGACACCTCGGTCATCGTCATGGCCGCGACCAACCGCCCCGACATCCTCGACCCGGCGCTGCTGCGTCCCGGTCGCTTCGACCGCAAGGTCATGGTCGGCCTGCCCAGCCTGGAAGAGCGCAAGGCGATCCTGCTCGTTCACATGCGCGGGAAACCCATCGCCGACGACGTGGACGTCGACGAGCTGGCGCAGATGACGCCGGGCTTCAGCGGCGCCGACCTGAAGAACCTGGTCAACGAAGCGGCGCTTCAGGCGGCGCGCGAGGACAGCCCGCGCATCCACAAGCAGCACTTCCTGACCGCGCTCGACAAGATCGTGCTGGGGCTCGAGCGCGGCTCACTCAAGCTCTCGGACAAGGAGAAACGCGCCATCGCCTACCACGAGGCCGGCCACGCGGTGGTCAGCGAGGTGCTGCCCAACGCCGACAAGACCCAGAAGGTCTCGATCGTGCCGCGCGGCATGGCGCTGGGCGTGACCTGGCACCAGCCGGAAGAGCGCGTCCTCGTCTCCTACGAACACCTGATGGACGAGCTCTCCGTCCTCATGGGCGGCCGCGCCGCCGAGGAGCTGTTCACCGGAACGATCACCACCGGGGCCGCCGACGACTTCAAGCGGGCCACCGAGACGGCCAAGCGGATGGTGCTCGAATGGGGGATGGGCGACCACTTCAAGCACATCGCCTGGGACGCGGGCATGGGCCCGGTCTTCCTGGGCGAGGAGATTGCCCGGCGCAAGGACTTCTCCGAGCGCACCGCCGAGCTGGTGGACGAGGACGTGCGCAAGATCCTCGACGGGGCCTACGCACGCACCCGCAAGATTCTGGAGGAGCACGACCAGGCGATGCACAAGATCGCCGAGGAACTGCTGGCCAAGGAGACGATCCCCGGGGACCGGGTCCGCGAAATCCTGCACAGCGAGCCGCCCACGGGCGGCGAGGCCGCCGAAGCCTGA
- a CDS encoding ankyrin repeat domain-containing protein — translation MVKVGMIARGVGLACLFALATLVWAQPGGAQGARFDQAYWQSADYPRVARDFDTPAKVQMRFPGGNTVLHYAAAFSRDPRVIRYLVQRGADPNRANATGQTPLMWAAAHNVTPAVVQALIESGARLGLADDHGRTALHYAAALSHTPAVLQVLAYFGADVGARDQNGWTPLHAAAASNADVAVFRRLLRLGARIEEPDATGLPPLATAILAGNAAGVKVLLKLGADPMLGDRLERSALYLAAQATREPEVIRVLVRWGLDVNRRTATGDRPLLIAARDNQEPAVIEALIDAGARVNAADPLWRTPLIYAAWKNPNPEVVLTMLRRGADPRHRDAAGMTALDYLLANNAALQGSEAERALRRFGGR, via the coding sequence ATGGTCAAGGTTGGGATGATCGCACGTGGGGTAGGGCTGGCGTGCCTGTTCGCATTGGCGACGCTGGTCTGGGCGCAGCCCGGCGGCGCTCAGGGGGCGCGCTTCGACCAAGCCTACTGGCAAAGCGCGGACTACCCGCGCGTCGCCCGCGACTTCGACACCCCCGCCAAGGTGCAGATGCGCTTTCCGGGCGGCAACACCGTCCTTCACTATGCCGCGGCCTTTTCTCGCGACCCGCGGGTGATCCGCTACCTGGTGCAGCGGGGTGCCGATCCGAACCGGGCCAACGCTACGGGCCAGACCCCTCTGATGTGGGCCGCGGCCCATAACGTTACCCCGGCGGTGGTGCAGGCCCTGATCGAGTCGGGTGCCCGGCTGGGCCTCGCCGACGACCACGGGCGCACCGCGCTGCACTACGCTGCGGCGCTCTCGCACACGCCGGCCGTGCTGCAGGTGCTGGCCTACTTCGGGGCCGACGTCGGCGCCCGCGACCAAAACGGATGGACCCCGTTGCACGCGGCGGCGGCGAGCAACGCCGACGTTGCCGTCTTTCGGAGGTTGCTGCGCCTGGGGGCGCGGATCGAGGAACCCGACGCTACGGGCCTGCCGCCGCTGGCCACCGCGATCCTCGCCGGCAACGCCGCCGGGGTCAAGGTGCTCCTGAAGCTGGGCGCGGACCCGATGCTGGGTGACCGGTTGGAGCGCTCGGCGCTGTACCTGGCCGCCCAGGCCACCCGCGAGCCCGAGGTGATCCGGGTGCTGGTGCGTTGGGGGCTGGACGTGAACCGGCGGACGGCCACCGGCGACCGGCCGCTGCTCATCGCCGCGCGCGACAACCAGGAGCCCGCGGTGATCGAAGCGCTGATCGACGCGGGGGCCCGCGTCAACGCGGCCGATCCCCTGTGGAGGACGCCGCTGATCTACGCCGCCTGGAAGAACCCCAACCCCGAGGTGGTGCTCACCATGCTGCGCAGGGGGGCCGACCCACGGCACCGGGACGCCGCGGGGATGACCGCCCTCGACTACCTCCTGGCGAACAACGCTGCGCTGCAGGGGAGCGAGGCGGAGCGGGCGCTGCGGCGGTTCGGCGGGCGCTGA
- a CDS encoding glycosyl hydrolase family 8 translates to MRVFRWLLVLAALGLAGCGRGAPSGTAHPFPQHVTYPGQQTRPSRYTQEDLDAHARAYYSEWKRRYLKAAGQDAVGQPLYRIIHSLKKPDETVSEGMGYGMMIVAYLAGADPEARALFDGLFRYVQAHPSDVDPRLMGWIQPPDGNGNDSAFDGDADIAYALLLADRQWGSGGAIDYAAAARERIRALAESVVGPASRLPMLGDWVDPGGRFEEGLKYTEFSPRISDFMPAHFRSFRTSTDDPLWDEVEAAVERAVSGLEEGYSPGTGLMPDFARPVHDMGFPLKPVEPGFLEGPHDGDYDYNAGRYPWRASTAVLLYDDAFWRERMDKLSHWAERATGGDPYRLNAGYHLDGTPTEGQAYFTVFFAAPLAAAAMTQPDQQAWLDALYEAVHDRHEDYYEDSVTLLNLLLLSNNYWAP, encoded by the coding sequence GTGCGCGTCTTCCGCTGGCTGCTCGTCCTCGCCGCCCTGGGCCTCGCCGGCTGCGGCCGCGGGGCCCCATCCGGTACCGCGCACCCCTTTCCCCAGCACGTCACCTACCCGGGTCAGCAGACCCGCCCCAGCCGCTACACCCAAGAGGACCTGGACGCGCACGCGCGCGCCTACTACTCCGAGTGGAAGCGCCGCTACCTGAAAGCCGCCGGGCAGGACGCCGTCGGCCAGCCGCTCTACCGCATTATCCACTCGCTGAAAAAGCCGGACGAAACGGTTAGCGAGGGTATGGGCTACGGGATGATGATCGTCGCCTACCTGGCCGGTGCCGACCCCGAGGCTCGCGCGCTCTTCGACGGCCTCTTCCGTTACGTGCAGGCCCACCCCTCCGACGTCGACCCCCGTCTGATGGGCTGGATCCAGCCCCCCGACGGAAACGGCAACGACTCGGCCTTCGACGGCGACGCCGACATCGCCTACGCGCTGCTGCTGGCGGACCGCCAGTGGGGCTCGGGTGGCGCGATCGACTACGCCGCCGCCGCGCGTGAACGCATTCGCGCCCTCGCCGAAAGCGTCGTCGGGCCGGCCTCGCGGCTTCCCATGCTGGGCGACTGGGTGGACCCCGGGGGCCGCTTCGAAGAAGGCCTGAAGTACACCGAGTTCTCGCCCAGAATTTCCGACTTCATGCCCGCCCACTTCCGCTCCTTCCGCACCTCCACGGACGACCCCCTCTGGGACGAGGTGGAAGCGGCCGTCGAGCGCGCGGTGAGCGGCCTCGAGGAAGGCTACAGTCCCGGCACCGGGCTGATGCCCGACTTCGCCCGCCCCGTCCACGACATGGGCTTTCCGCTCAAGCCGGTGGAGCCCGGCTTCCTGGAGGGCCCCCACGACGGCGACTACGACTACAACGCCGGACGCTACCCCTGGCGGGCGAGCACCGCGGTGCTGCTCTACGACGACGCGTTCTGGCGCGAACGCATGGACAAGCTGAGCCACTGGGCCGAACGCGCCACCGGCGGCGACCCGTACCGGCTCAATGCCGGCTACCACCTCGACGGCACCCCGACGGAGGGCCAGGCCTACTTCACCGTCTTCTTCGCCGCTCCGCTGGCCGCCGCGGCCATGACCCAGCCCGACCAGCAGGCCTGGCTCGACGCGCTCTACGAGGCGGTCCACGACCGCCACGAGGACTACTACGAAGACTCGGTGACCCTGCTCAACCTGCTCCTTTTGAGCAACAACTACTGGGCGCCCTGA